CGTCGTGGTCGTAAGGAGGGGCAAGGACATCTAAGAAGGCCGCCGGCCCGTCCACCGCCACGATCTCGTGCAGGTTCCCTACCAGAGGCTCCAAGACGCACGCTTCGCTGTTCTCGTTCAGCTGAACCTCTCCGTTTGCCGTGCAGGGCAGGAGGGAGTTACGTTGccatggtgggaggggggcgtcgaACTCGGGGAGAGGGGGTTGTACTGTAGTGGAGGGGTCGAGTCTGTTGTATGACCGGATCGCCACCGTGCCGTACAGGACTCTACAAATGCCGTGCATCTCGGGATGATCGTGTAGAGGGATCCTCTCCCCGCCCTTCAGCAGGAAGATCCCCATGGTGAAGAATTGGTGGTTACAGATGGGCATGTACGTGACCGGGGCGGGATCGTCGTACGACGCTGGCCGCCCGCGGGGTGACCTTCTCAGCGGCGGCTCCTCCGTCCTGGGCTGGATGTTGACGTCCCGGTAGGTCAGCTGGTTCATGAGGGACGCCAGCTTGCCGAAGTTGTCTTTCAGAGACCCCTCCCAGTGCGGAGATGCGAAATCAAACGTTTGCAGTGCCTGCTTGGCGATTTTTTCCACCAAGGCCGCCATGAtggaacgtgacgtcacggtgaGCACATCTTGCAGAAAGGGGCAAATAGTTGAAAGTAAAAATAATCGAATGACATAGATTTCTCATTTTTTACGAACGATAAGTATTTCAGtttacatgatatatatttatGCTTTACATATTCCATATTTCAGTTATATATCTTATAGATACACATTTCATCAAGATTTTTATTAACCACTAGTGGAATAGTCCGGGTCAGGGGTCGTGCTGTGGGTGATATTTCCGTGGCAGAAAATGTCCCAAATCTGAGAGGTTTCGAGATGTTTTTTGGCCAATAATTCAGCCTTGATTGGTAAACAGTCGACACCATGAGTTGGTAAGAACCCCCAGCACTTACTTACGATATGTTGTGTTTAGTTGTAAAACAGTCAGAAGGTGATTGTTTTGGGTGTGGCGAATTGTCAAACTTGCAAAACAAACATACTGTAGTCCTAAATAGTTGATTATTTACTAGTGCTCCTTCAAATTCATAATTTACAGAAAAGCAACGAAGGCAGAAATGTCTTTTAAGTTTTACTATgaataaaacagaaatctctTTCCAGTTTTACTATGAATAATGTTTCAACTCGACACGGTCACGTAAGCACCAACCTAAAATGTAAACAGTGTGTAAGAAAGGATTATACCTTGATACCTATTTATACCTTGATTAGAAAGAGGAAGAAACAACATACCGACACCAGGGATTGAACCCAGGccggcagatcacaaacccagcagTGCTATAAACCACTACGATACAAAAGGCTGATAAGCCAACCGGTGTGCTGTTTGGCGCTACTTGTGTGGCACAtgttctagcctgttactcacagggtggGTGTGGGAAGCAAAGTATtaaagaaaggagtagaaacagaaagaaacaacatgccgaccCCAGGGATAGAACCCAGGccggcagatcacaaacccTGTAGTGCTGACCACTACGCTACAAAAGACGTGGCTGTTTGGCGCTACTCCCGGTACATAATGGTCATGTAACTTTTGTGCTTATTTTCTGCTTAGGAATCCGTTCAACCGTCTGTCTGCTTCACCAAAGAGAACGGTCATCTCTAAGACAGTGGAGAAGGACTTTGAGCGGGAATGTACAAAGCTGGCACAGTAGGAAGATTCTCCTTTAATTGTGTTGCATAATTCATACCAGTGACTGACAAGGAGGATTGAATTTGCTTATTCCCCATGATGCACTACGGTTCTAAACATGTCATCATTTCAAAGAGGACTGGTCCTAGCATGTTTGGCTCCAATAATAATAATGGAAACTGCTGTCTTCCCCTAACTCCTTGATTCACGGCAAAATTCTAAGGTGGTCAACGCTTTAAAGCCCTTTGGATGCAAGCAAATTCCTCCTTCACTAATTGCCTAACTTgtgtcaaacaacaacatgtgATTCTAGAAGCAGACTTGCATACAGGGCCTTCCACATGCAAGGCTTACGCCTTGCATGTGGAAGGTCGATTGGAACTTAAAGTCAaattgctttctctgcttatcaCCTGGCACTCGAGTAAGAGTATGATAGTCAAACACACACCACAAATAGTGGACTAGCCTGGCTAGGCTATAGAATGGGCACTGTCTCTTAGCACCTTTAATAAGGTGTGGAAAGGATGTTAACTAATCTTAAGTTAAGATGAGTAAATGTCATTCTGTGTGGATGATCATGACATCAAGATTGAATAATTTggaaacttacatgtaatgtacgAGGAGTAGTTAATAAGTTCTCTGCCTCACCCAGAAAAAAGGTGTATGCCTCAAATTTATAGCATAGATAAAGTCTTtaatgaatgtgtaccaaaatttaggtcattgtgatcattaatttgcaggcgacacccag
The sequence above is drawn from the Branchiostoma floridae strain S238N-H82 chromosome 4, Bfl_VNyyK, whole genome shotgun sequence genome and encodes:
- the LOC118412943 gene encoding 2-aminoethanethiol dioxygenase-like, with protein sequence MAALVEKIAKQALQTFDFASPHWEGSLKDNFGKLASLMNQLTYRDVNIQPRTEEPPLRRSPRGRPASYDDPAPVTYMPICNHQFFTMGIFLLKGGERIPLHDHPEMHGICRVLYGTVAIRSYNRLDPSTTVQPPLPEFDAPLPPWQRNSLLPCTANGEVQLNENSEACVLEPLVGNLHEIVAVDGPAAFLDVLAPPYDHDGSTDRDCHYYRPLTPQNPAQTDVHWLMRISQPRDFWCDAEPYPGPAVSV